One region of Camelina sativa cultivar DH55 chromosome 6, Cs, whole genome shotgun sequence genomic DNA includes:
- the LOC109133395 gene encoding uncharacterized protein LOC109133395 — MTVDEWRLLDAATTFNGGGENSVPDFGESADDDAVVVRLVEGEKAVEKLSEVVFGVNLVLENHLKHRLAEIKVRIVGVFLDGDGSGGGCGGGGRGVGEPVGGGWNGGGRGGRGVGRVGVAVSRGVVTGLFGRRAEKRRQVWELTVATTDVYNRDCLKNHLLLLAFAGRHSLLFLLLTV, encoded by the coding sequence ATGACGGTGGACGAGTGGAGACTCTTGGACGCCGCCACGACGTTTAACGGCGGCGGAGAAAACTCCGTCCCAGATTTCGGAGAAAGCGCGGATGATGATGCCGTGGTGGTAAGGCTCGTTGAGGGAGAGAAAGCAGTGGAGAAGCTCTCTGAGGTCGTCTTTGGAGTAAATCTCGTTCTCGAGAATCATCTGAAGCATAGACTGGCGGAAATCAAGGTGAGGATCGTCGGAGTCTTTCTCGACGGCGACGGCAGCGGTGGAGGGTgtggcggaggaggaagaggtgTCGGAGAACCAGTGGGAGGTGGATGGAACGGCGGAGGACGAGGAGGCCGTGGTGTTGGAAGAGTGGGAGTGGCCGTAAGTAGAGGAGTAGTGACGGGGCTTTTTGGGAGAAGGGCTGAAAAAAGAAGACAAGTTTGGGAACTTACAGTTGCTACAACCGATGTCTACAACAGAGACTGCCTTAagaaccatcttcttcttcttgcctttGCCGGTCGTCATAGCTTGCTCTTTTTGTTACTTACTGTCTAG
- the LOC104792376 gene encoding HVA22-like protein j yields the protein MLGDFIIRLLVLILGYTYPAFECFKTVEKNKVDIEELRFWCQYWILLALISSFERVGDIFISWLPLYGEMKVVFFVYLWYPKTKGTRHVYETLLKPYMAQHETEIDRKIMELRARAWDFFIFYFHNFAQAGQSTLIQGFQYVLAQSVRFSAAAASPPPMERNVNVNAQSPVEMDNEPLSPRAPRPLNKSLSALRSLEKQTSRGRKWPPPTPPPTPGRDSAGTFNGEDGVNIPDTIPGSPLTDARAKLRRSNSRTQSAA from the exons ATGTTGGGAGATTTCATCATCAGACTCCTTGT ATTAATATTAGGGTACACATACCCTGCATTCGAATGCTTCAAAACGGTGGAGAAGAACAAAGTTGATATCGAGGAACTCAGATTTTGGTGCCAATACtg GATACTCTTGGCGCTAATTTCATCATTTGAGAGGGTTGGCGATATATTTATCTCATG GTTACCGTTATACGGAGAGATGAAAGTAGTCTTCTTCGTATATCTATGGTACCCCAAAACAAAG GGAACGAGACATGTGTATGAGACATTGTTGAAGCCATACATGGCTCAACATGAGACAGAGATTGACAGAAAGATAATGGAGTTGCGAGCTCGAGCTTGGGATTTTTTCATCTTCTACTTCCACAACTTTGCCcag GCTGGTCAATCTACCTTGATCCAGGGTTTTCAGTACGTACTCGCCCAATCGGTCCGGTTCTCAGCCGCTGCAGCTAGCCCACCG CCGATGGAGCGGAACGTAAACGTGAACGCGCAGTCACCGGTAGAGATGGACAATGAACCACTGTCACCGCGGGCTCCAAGACCGCTGAACAAATCTCTGTCTGCGTTGCGATCGCTAGAAAAGCAAACGAGCAGAGGGAGGAAGTGGCCGCCACcaacaccaccaccaacaccagGCCGAGACTCAGCCGGGACATTCAATGGAGAAGACGGAGTCAATATTCCTGATACTATTCCGGGATCACCCCTCACCGATGCTCGAGCGAAGCTCCGACGTTCTAACTCCAGAACTCAGTCCGCAGCATAG